From the Brevibacillus choshinensis genome, one window contains:
- a CDS encoding SurA N-terminal domain-containing protein, which translates to MKKFDVSVLTVSVLIFGLAVIGVSQAKGTTTDTVAAKIGNTTITQTQVYDALKVKSGPSVMTQLVAAELYRLEAQAQGVSVTDQDLDKLINPIKEKLGTPEKFQEYLDEKHTTEQEFREKTRLILMRDKLLEKAFPPTEEQIKAYYEKNKDKYEKQTLEQARPDIVDKVKDKNRRANIDKWLEDLHKKYQVQIMDPALVEKEKKE; encoded by the coding sequence ATGAAGAAGTTTGATGTATCCGTACTCACTGTATCCGTACTAATTTTCGGTCTCGCTGTCATCGGCGTGTCTCAAGCAAAAGGGACAACAACAGATACCGTCGCAGCCAAGATTGGCAATACTACCATTACTCAAACGCAAGTGTATGATGCGCTCAAAGTAAAGTCCGGTCCATCCGTGATGACACAACTAGTCGCTGCTGAGCTCTACCGATTGGAAGCTCAAGCCCAAGGTGTTTCTGTAACTGATCAAGATCTGGACAAGCTCATCAATCCAATCAAAGAAAAATTAGGTACCCCTGAGAAGTTCCAAGAGTATCTCGATGAAAAACATACAACGGAGCAAGAGTTCCGCGAAAAAACGCGACTGATTTTGATGCGTGATAAATTACTGGAAAAAGCGTTCCCGCCTACAGAGGAGCAAATCAAGGCTTACTACGAAAAGAACAAGGACAAGTACGAAAAACAAACGCTTGAACAAGCTCGACCAGACATCGTAGACAAAGTGAAAGATAAAAATAGAAGAGCCAATATCGATAAATGGCTCGAAGACCTCCACAAAAAATATCAAGTACAAATCATGGACCCTGCCCTTGTAGAAAAAGAGAAAAAAGAATAG
- a CDS encoding tetratricopeptide repeat protein encodes MDYLSLNLTSTLAGLAVVLFVMFIRLHWPFRFQYMANLYKRRAEVRLRWLDASYRKNRSRAVAMLDKSTHEIMTGNYELAEKFIVQGIHVCKDQPSLFNQAMIHYLFYNLAIVYYSSGRYSEALEVAFRIYQRDQGMTDSLALIACSHARLGEVESAWEAYQLIATKRSAREWKLFCLAEIEAAKGNYERALTHLRQLMGKSSPSFLHLNRSELEKRLEEWQKASTQAG; translated from the coding sequence GTGGATTATTTGAGTCTGAATCTGACGTCAACATTGGCGGGGCTAGCAGTCGTGCTTTTCGTCATGTTTATCCGACTGCATTGGCCGTTCCGCTTTCAATATATGGCCAACCTATACAAACGTCGCGCAGAAGTGAGATTGCGATGGCTAGACGCCTCTTATCGAAAGAACCGCTCGCGTGCAGTAGCCATGTTAGATAAATCAACGCATGAAATTATGACCGGCAATTATGAACTTGCGGAAAAGTTCATTGTTCAAGGGATTCATGTATGCAAAGACCAACCCTCGCTGTTCAATCAAGCTATGATACACTATTTGTTCTACAACCTGGCGATCGTCTACTATTCTTCCGGTCGCTATAGTGAAGCCTTGGAGGTCGCTTTTCGCATCTATCAGCGAGATCAGGGTATGACTGATTCATTGGCGCTCATCGCCTGTTCTCACGCCCGGCTGGGAGAAGTAGAGAGTGCATGGGAAGCGTATCAGCTGATTGCCACCAAGCGATCTGCCCGTGAATGGAAGCTGTTCTGCCTCGCTGAAATTGAAGCAGCCAAGGGTAACTACGAGCGTGCTCTCACCCATCTGCGGCAATTGATGGGAAAATCATCACCCAGCTTTCTCCATTTGAATCGTTCCGAACTGGAGAAACGTCTGGAAGAATGGCAAAAAGCATCCACACAAGCTGGATAA